Genomic segment of Gouania willdenowi chromosome 17, fGouWil2.1, whole genome shotgun sequence:
AATGTGACCTGCTGAAAGGGGACATACTGTGTCCAACGGCtcagaaaatgtgaaataaaaccatccagtcctttgtttgtggtctgtgtaagtcttacaacataGAGAAATGTGCTGTTTcaaatttcttttgttttttttcaattctttttattgcaattttaaaTTTTCAGCTTTTTCCAGCTgattttttcacttttgtgcATGAAAGTCCAAGAATCAAAGACACAGGTTCCATCTCTATATTAATACGAAAGATACTTTGAATTTCATTTTCTCAGCAGCAGATATTTCAAGGTTCTACTATTGGTAATGTAATGTCTTATTTGGTGAGGTTGTAAGTGTTAGTAAGCTGTTTGAATTACATAAATCTATTGTTTGAAAATGGGTCAATGAGTAATTTGAGATTTTTGCTAAACCACAGTTGAAACCCAGGAAGAGCCAGAGGCAAAGGCTTATTATTAGGATGAACACGGATGTTATATTTGATCTGCTGGCATACAAGCCGCCATGCTCTTAGGGTATTGATGGTTATGGGATTTGTACAGTAAACTTCAATTTCTTTAAaggtaataaaaaataacaaatcacAAGATCTGCACAGCGACAATGCCGCCTCAACATCCATCCAAATCAAAGTTTTATCTTTGACCCATTCATTTACAAATCTTAAATGTGCACAAAGTTGGTATATTTTAATATTGGCCATGTCTAAGCCACCCATTGAACTTAGTAAATGTAATACTGCCATCTTAAGCCTAGATCAACTCTTATTCCAAATAAAAGAGCTGAGCCATCAATTTAAATCCTTTAACACCCTTTTACAGAATAGAACCAGAATCATGTGAATAGGGTATAAAAGCCGaggtaatacatttattttaaccaGAAATATACGACCTAACCAAGAAATAGGGAGAGAGTTCTAGATCCTTCTTAATTTGATTAAATATTGgcttaaatattattatttgtattctgTTTGGATAAAAATCAAGCACATGTTGGTgcaaaacatgattataataaaactccatacaaaaagaaatgtattttccgaaaaaacatgattataatatacattgcagtaaataacagttaacctaatgtaactacatttttttaaaatcagtataaTCCAGCACGAGTACATCAGAACATTGTCTGCGTACAAGGTTGTTTCATGACACAAATGTCCAATTTGTAAACGGCTATTCTAGGTTCCGTCCTGATGACCTCAGCAAGAAGCTCAATGACCAAAGGAAAGAGGAGGGGAGACaaatctgtgtatcattcgttcattggtttttcattgacaaaaacatgaaaaatgaaaaaacactcattatttgatatttgtttccaaaaccaaaatgaattcaagctcttttgcttcggtacagaaaactaaaaacggaaaacaaacacctttattagttttctccattaccgatttacCAAAGtatgtgacccggaagtgtactctcatccgatgCTAACGACTATGCTGAACGGCAGTTCGGTATGAccagatcgctgcttccaactaatttcacccattagggtgaacaaatcactattttccgcttggttgtcatggcagtttgagtattctctgattcattgatgatggctttttaacGCGCatgtgcacgtcagtaacccaaggtttacatactcagggttgattaacccacttcataccagctgtaatggaatcagatacccagagtttcccatcgctgggtatgttgacccagagtttatggataaactcagagtttgttaaccctcctttatggaatacccctcaggtagatgtgaaactaaataaaacaaactcaaaccctagaacagtcatgtgacaaatcaatcaacagttcttgttgaggaAAGAGAGAGATAGTACATACAAACACTCAAACTTTTGACAGGTGTGACGTCACGCCCTTTGTCCCGCCCccaaaccggaagtcccgccttcccaaaccggaagtcccgccttatTGCACccgccaaaatgaaaaaaaaaaaaaaaaaaacctgacctacTTTGCTCGTCTCTATGCACTCTATGCACTCTATGCATTAGTGTGGCTTGAACATACAAcctttggacacacacacacacacacacacacacacacactggcttgACCATGTCTAAAGGTAACATTAGTGAAACTGTTATTACAATTCTACAAGAATCAAAACGTATTGCCGGTCAGCATGAAAAGTCTTTGGTGTTTTTGAAAAGAATTCAGACACCACCTCCATTTCCTTTGCATCAAGAGTGGTCACTTGAAAGTTATGATGATGGGGGTACATATTCAAGTATGAGACGGGTGAACTCTGTCTGTATCAGAAGAATGTTTATGAAACCACGCAAATGTCTGCGGCTGATTTGTCGTCAAATGACTGGGGTGTATtaaaactaactaaccctagaaacataaaaaataatgaagaacaaaaaaagcaaaagccaCAACCCGTTGTCCCTCTATGCACATTAGTGTGGCTTGAACATACAAcctttggacacacacacacacacacacacacacacacacacacacacactggcttgACGGTGAACTCCAACCCGTTGTCCCTCTATGCACATTAGTGTGCCTTGAACGTACAAcctttggacacacacacacacacacacgcacgcacgcacgcacgcacgcacgcacgcacacacacacacacgcacacacacacacacacacacacacacacacacacacacacacacacacgcacacacactatggtCAGCCTTTAGGATAAATACAAGCATGAAATGACATTGGGAGCACCACTGctaacgagagagagagagagagagacgaccATCACATCGCAAACCACCGAGGTCAGATTGAAACAGAACTAGAATGGCAGGTAATGTGTTTGcaaaattttaaacatttgCATTACAAAACTGCGGTTTCACATTCTCAAAGTgtcattctttttaaaaagccaGAGCGCAGACACGAGACAAACACATCTATAAAGGTAAgtagtaattattattaatgttttttgtttgttaacatGTTTAAAACTATTCACTTCTCGTTTTAAGTCACACCAGAAGAGTTACAAAATATTCAACTAACGCAGACGGATATTGGTAAAtatatgttatttttcttttttaaattgttttcagtAAGCATGAATGATACgtatttttgtttataattCGTTTATATGTTTTCACAGATTTGGCCGCTCGGGCTGAAATATTACATGAAGTTTCTGACAACAGTCTAAACGATGCAATAACTGAGATTGAGGAAACTGAATTGGCCACGCGTTCTATTACTATCAACAATCAAAACCCCGCAGTTTTCTTCGGAAATTTGGAGCCTTCGCTGCAAATTGATCCATCTCAACCCCGATCTAAAGCAGGTTCTTCTCTGAACCGTTTGAAAAGGAAGAAAGGTATACGTGCAGAAATGCATggtaaattgttttattatgaatttggTGTGGCtagaaaatatttacattttttttaatttatttatttatttatttttttaatttataattttttttcatttttttttttatttttattttttctatttattttttttttttatttttttatttttttttttttttttttttatatttttttacatttttttttttaattttttttttttttttattttttttttctttttaaattttttaattttttttattacagcaATCAACGTGAAGCCACAAACTTTGCCCGCACCAAGACGCAACGTCACGCAAGCTGAAATCCACCCAATTGCGACATCAACTCCAAAACCCAGAGAACAACCATCCAGCCCGAGACATACTACACCGCGACGTGATGCATTGCTTCAGCTCCAAAGAGCACCTGTGAGACCCCCGCGCCAACGCAAGATCCGCCAGAAAAGATCAACCGTAGTCAAAAGCTTGTTTAACGgtatgttataataataattgtgtgttAATAACAGTAATGTGTTATGGTATACATTTGACAATATCGTGtgacctttcttttttttctatatttacaGAAGCCAACGAAAGGGTGAACGAGAACCCCCAGAAACCACCACAGACAACGGAAGCCGTGGATCAAAACCAGTCTCAGGCGACGAATGGATTGCGTCAACAACGCAGAGTAAGAAATCGcgcacaacaacaacatcaagtGCAATACCCCATACCTCTGCAAACGCTTTGTACCGTCGTCGGAGATCTGATTTCAGTCTTCAAAAATGTCTGTGACAAACAGCAATAATGTTATCTAACCAGCTgcagaatgtttttttgtttcatagcGTACAAATAAACGATTAACAACATCCTATGTATAGAATTTTTCTTTAGATATGGATGAAAACGAAAATGAGTGTTTAGCTTCTGATGACCAATTAAGTAGCATTACAGATCCGTTGGATTTACAAAATAGGTTTCACTTAGACGAGGTCGTAGATACCACGTCCACAGGTGTAGGTCAAAGTTCACCGTTTCATTCATCCAACATAGAAGCAGTCTTGGAGTTTCTGAAGAACATTTCTCCACCACCACTTTCACCGCAAAATGAATTCGTACTCAATGAAGACACAGAAGACTCGTTTAGGGAGAGCCCGCTTAGGTCACCAAATCGCGATCCATTAAGCCGGCTACAAATAGCGTTAGAAAACCTCGATGAAACATTGCCGTATCATTCAGCAGCAAACATACAGACATTAATGCAACTACTAGAAACCATCTCTCCACCCCCTACTCCCCAAAATGATTTCTTACAAATTGACAACGATGGGTCTATAGCGGGTTCCCCACAAAACTCACCAGCTCACGACATGCTTAGCAGGATAGACAGAGCAATACAAAACATTCGGAACTCACCTACACACTCAATGCATAGCAATTCACCTACGCATCTCCCTCCATCACCTTATTCCTCATACACAGACATAGATACGCCTCTCCAGAGCTCCACagagcttctgcagagctgcgtACACACAGATGTAGAAATGCAGCcgcagagaggaggaggaggatcgGTGGGGGGTGGCCACACAACTAACCCCGAACATGAACACATTGAGAGGGTTAATACGGACGGCAATTCGGCAGAAATTAGGCACGAACGTTTTAACACGCTCAGATTGAGACGATCAATTACGATTCCTAACCTAGGCGAAGTCCCAAGTATTGCGACATTTTATCGTGATGTGATGGGGATTATTCAGGATTTGGCCAATGAGACGAGATCACACGCTTTGCGTAGCGATgttgtacaatttcaattatctagtgaaaatgtacacaaacaTGTTACATTCACCGTGGATGATCAACGAGATAACATCCAACCCGCTTTTGAAGATTTGCTCGATCGTTTAATGCAGTCAAACGGTAACATTGTCGGGGATGAAGACATAGAGCTAAGCGTTCAGGTAACCAGAAATCCGAGAGGGGGTGCGAAGCGCAAACTTGAGAAACTTTTAGACTGTGAAATCATAAACAAAAAGAGACGTTTCTTGTACATTGTTGACAATCGACCAGATCAGCTATGCTTTGCCATTAGCTTAGCTCATGTCATACACCCCGACCTCACTGATAAAGAGTGTGAGAGTATCGGTAAGAATATGCAACACATGGTCGGTTTGAGCGATCAGACAGCCGTCACTTTGAACGAtgttgaaaaatttgagaaaattcTATGTCGGAAAATTATCGTATTCTTCAAAGATCCCAGGACGCATTTTGAGACAAAATTCTCAGATCGTTCCAAGccactgtttctgtttttgctaCAAAACCACTACTACGGGATAAAGGATCTCAAAGCCTTTGTGGGTGTGAGAttcatttgtgatttttgttacGAACCTCGTGATGATAGCCATAACCATCGTTGCATCGGTTACTGCGGCGTGTGTGAAGATCGAGTGTGTCCGACTGAAGAAGTGAGGTCCTTAATTTGTCCCGATTGTAACAGGACGTGTCGTTCAGTGTCATGTTACAACAGACACAAAACGGTCTATCCACCGAGGGTGAAAAGCAAATGCGGTGAGGTAAAAAAATGCGGACAATGTCATCTAATTTACAAAATAGGTACAAAGGGGGATGTGCATAAGTGTCCGAGCTCAAAATGCAACATTTGCGGAGAGAAAAAACCTGGCGATGATCACCTGTGCTACATCGAGCCTTTAGCTCCGCGCATTGATAAatcatatttgattttttatgattttgaaaCTTTTGCAGATGAAAACAACGAACACAAACCATTTCTAGTTtttgcaaaaacacagaaaggtgAAGAGAAAGAATTTTACGGTCCTGATTGTGTAAAAAACTTCATCTCACACTTTAGAAGCAATAGATACAAGGGTTGCGTCTTCATAGCACACAATGCTAGAGGCTTTGACAGTTACCTGGTTTTCAAAGGTATACTGACAGCGGGTGTTTCACCTCAGCAGATTCTTATGACAGGTTGCAAACTGTTATGCTTCGAGGACCCCGAGTATCGTCTCAAATTCATAGATTCACTCTCCTTTCTTCCCATGCGTCTTAGCGCTATGCCATCTGCATTGGGTTTTAACGACCGGAGCAAGGGCTATTTTCCTCACAAATTCAGCTCGGAAAACCATCTCGACTACGTCGGGCCCTACCCCCCTCCCTCAGACTACGGTGTAGAGCGCATGTCCGTTCACGAGAGGGAAGAATTTGACGCTTGGTATGATGAGGTACGTCACGGGGTCTTTAACTTTAGAGAAGAAGCCGTGCACTACTGTaaaaatgatgttgacattctcGCTAGGGGTTGTCTTAAATTTAGAGAGCAGTTTTTAGACGATACAAACGTAGACCCTTTTGGATCCATCACTATCGCAGGTGCCTGCATGAAGGTGTTTCGCACTAATTATCTGCAACCTAAAACCCTAGCGATACCTCACCCAGCCAACtacaaacaaaatcacaaaagctACTCTAACGCCTCAATTCAGTGGTTAGAGTGGGTGCGCTACGATCAAAAAATCTTCATTCAGCACGCTCTAAACATTGGAGAGAAACAGATTGGAAGTTTTTTTGTGGATGGGTACGCAGAGTGCAACGGTGTGAAAAAGGTATGGGAATTTCACGGTTGTTTCTACCACGGATGTTTGCAATGTTTTAACCCCGCAGAGACATGTCCGATGAGGAGGGTTAGATTCGGTCAATTACATGCGCGCAGCGAGGAACGACTGGAAGAGTTAAAGACAAAACACGGCGTCGTCGTAGTATTAATGAGAGAGCACGAATgggatgaaattaa
This window contains:
- the LOC114478820 gene encoding uncharacterized protein LOC114478820 — translated: MAVTPEELQNIQLTQTDIDLAARAEILHEVSDNSLNDAITEIEETELATRSITINNQNPAVFFGNLEPSLQIDPSQPRSKAGSSLNRLKRKKAINVKPQTLPAPRRNVTQAEIHPIATSTPKPREQPSSPRHTTPRRDALLQLQRAPVRPPRQRKIRQKRSTVVKSLFNEANERVNENPQKPPQTTEAVDQNQSQATNGLRQQRRVRNRAQQQHQVQYPIPLQTLCTVVGDLISVFKNVCDKQQ